From the Leptospira sp. WS60.C2 genome, one window contains:
- a CDS encoding ABC transporter ATP-binding protein, translating into MLSVKDLVVSYKQSQSLSFSTKRLVAVDRVHFSIPKGNILGLVGESGCGKSTIGRAILSLLPIDQGTISFEDKEIHNLSKEEQKRLRRKIQVVFQDPYSSLNPRFTIEEIITEGLQIHFPKLSLEEKKEKAIKSLSEVNLPADILHRYPHEFSGGQRQRIAIARALILEPSLVVCDEAVSALDISTQAQVINNLLLLREKYGLSYLFISHDLNIVKHVSDRIAVMYLGQIVEEGSRDAISRKPLHPYTKALFSASFDLKDRQKRSQPLVGEIPSILNQPKGCRFHTRCPIAKEICKTEEPKETYPSEEHRVKCHFPLL; encoded by the coding sequence GTGCTTAGTGTCAAAGACTTGGTAGTTTCCTATAAACAATCACAATCACTTTCTTTTTCGACCAAACGACTTGTGGCTGTGGATCGTGTCCATTTTTCCATTCCAAAGGGCAATATTTTAGGACTTGTAGGGGAATCTGGTTGCGGGAAGTCAACAATTGGACGTGCCATATTATCATTGTTACCGATTGACCAAGGAACTATTTCATTTGAAGACAAGGAAATTCATAATCTATCTAAGGAAGAACAGAAACGTTTAAGGCGAAAAATCCAAGTTGTCTTCCAAGATCCTTATTCTTCGTTAAACCCTCGTTTTACGATAGAAGAAATCATCACAGAAGGCCTACAAATTCATTTTCCTAAATTGAGTTTGGAGGAGAAAAAGGAAAAAGCAATCAAATCACTGTCCGAAGTGAATTTGCCAGCGGACATTTTGCACCGATACCCACATGAGTTTAGCGGTGGTCAAAGACAACGGATCGCCATTGCCAGAGCCTTAATTTTGGAGCCAAGTTTAGTAGTTTGTGACGAAGCTGTGTCTGCTTTGGACATATCCACCCAAGCTCAAGTCATCAATAATTTGCTTTTACTTAGGGAGAAATATGGCCTCTCTTATTTATTTATTTCCCATGACCTGAATATTGTGAAGCATGTTTCAGATCGAATTGCTGTTATGTATTTGGGACAAATTGTGGAAGAGGGTAGCCGTGATGCCATCAGCCGTAAACCACTTCACCCCTATACGAAGGCACTGTTTTCAGCCAGTTTTGATCTCAAAGACAGACAGAAACGATCCCAACCTCTTGTTGGGGAAATCCCAAGTATACTCAACCAACCGAAAGGATGTCGTTTTCATACTCGTTGTCCGATCGCAAAAGAGATTTGCAAAACAGAAGAACCGAAAGAAACTTATCCTTCAGAAGAACATAGAGTGAAATGTCATTTCCCTTTGTTGTGA